A single genomic interval of Aegicerativicinus sediminis harbors:
- a CDS encoding N-acetylmuramoyl-L-alanine amidase, with translation MIPIIDTGHGYETPGKESTGFNWPNGKVKLKENSVNEAVGNKLSYLFWANGKEAYFITNEWYDVPLEERCRREREIAADIFVRGKKSVFISIHADAFRVKDQAKGGRFFYYSNSGKEIADKLTAHLKSNGYPLELRPPAAANFHVLRETYSPAVLFEMGFMTTSSDLEKLLDDKFRNQTALCLFNALNSLS, from the coding sequence ATGATACCGATAATCGATACTGGCCATGGTTATGAAACGCCGGGAAAAGAATCCACAGGATTCAACTGGCCAAACGGAAAAGTGAAGCTTAAGGAGAATTCAGTCAATGAAGCTGTTGGCAATAAATTGTCCTACTTGTTTTGGGCAAATGGCAAGGAGGCCTATTTCATCACAAATGAATGGTATGACGTGCCATTGGAGGAGCGCTGCAGGCGTGAGCGTGAGATCGCTGCAGACATATTTGTACGTGGAAAAAAATCAGTTTTTATAAGTATCCATGCGGATGCCTTCAGGGTAAAGGATCAAGCCAAAGGAGGGCGCTTTTTCTATTATTCCAATTCTGGAAAGGAGATAGCCGACAAGCTCACTGCCCATTTAAAATCGAATGGATATCCTTTGGAATTGCGCCCACCGGCAGCAGCCAATTTTCATGTTCTGAGGGAAACCTATAGCCCTGCAGTGTTATTCGAAATGGGATTCATGACCACATCTAGTGATCTGGAGAAGCTACTGGACGATAAGTTCAGAAACCAAACTGCTCTTTGCTTGTTTAATGCCTTAAACTCACTGTCATGA
- a CDS encoding acyltransferase family protein, which yields MNLFFPHDHKPSHIKSLDGLRGLAILLVLVAHLHHFHDNEIFHVLRFYGRAGVYLFFVLSAYLLDRQIIEVFLSKKSSTDYWRYYAKRRFLRIFPLYTVVLIIYLISGVWLDGPGDFVKHLFLLEGKGVFWSIPVEFKYYIFSPLIVWAFYRFTKWNLPLMVAIMTFISLVSLFLFWRKLIGTSDFFQSLPAFFLGTFLAYIDKFNSFEYKKYYKVFEVLSIIGLILIHPLIFKYVGLRPRMMWVTYLYFSPVLLGGIFISAKYGLLKKLFEVKSLRFMGAISFSAYLLHPIIIQAINLLDLSLTIKLIIYPFILVGVCIVTYRFIEYPASKTKQLKLTTFTRNK from the coding sequence ATGAACCTCTTCTTCCCCCACGACCACAAACCAAGCCACATAAAATCTCTTGATGGTCTTAGAGGTCTTGCAATCTTATTGGTTTTGGTGGCTCACCTGCATCACTTCCATGACAATGAAATTTTCCATGTCCTCAGGTTCTATGGCAGGGCGGGGGTGTATTTGTTCTTCGTCCTATCCGCTTACCTTCTCGACAGGCAGATAATCGAAGTATTCCTATCAAAAAAAAGTTCTACCGATTATTGGAGATATTACGCCAAAAGAAGGTTCTTGAGGATATTCCCGCTTTATACCGTTGTGCTCATTATTTATCTCATTTCTGGTGTTTGGCTTGATGGCCCAGGGGATTTTGTAAAGCATCTATTTCTATTAGAAGGTAAGGGAGTATTCTGGTCAATACCTGTTGAGTTTAAGTACTATATTTTTTCACCGTTGATTGTATGGGCGTTCTACAGGTTTACGAAATGGAACTTGCCTCTTATGGTTGCAATAATGACATTTATATCTTTAGTATCACTCTTTCTGTTTTGGCGTAAGTTGATTGGTACCTCAGACTTTTTTCAATCCCTTCCCGCCTTCTTTTTAGGTACGTTTTTGGCCTATATCGATAAGTTCAATTCATTTGAGTACAAAAAATATTACAAGGTGTTCGAAGTGCTTTCTATTATTGGGTTGATATTGATACACCCTTTAATTTTTAAATATGTGGGGCTTAGGCCAAGAATGATGTGGGTAACATACCTATATTTTTCACCTGTACTTCTTGGGGGTATATTTATAAGTGCCAAATATGGACTATTGAAGAAACTATTTGAGGTGAAATCTTTGCGGTTCATGGGGGCTATAAGTTTCAGCGCATATCTGTTGCACCCAATAATAATTCAAGCAATAAATCTATTAGACTTGTCGCTTACAATAAAACTAATAATTTATCCCTTTATTTTGGTGGGAGTATGTATCGTGACTTATCGGTTTATTGAGTACCCAGCCTCTAAAACAAAACAATTAAAATTAACCACCTTTACGCGGAATAAATAG
- a CDS encoding phage holin family protein has translation MFFINNLVLAFTGSLSAKLKSLLIISAPAGLIAWLFEKVTSWTIANGDYIVLVLVAIVIDHILGSIFHLQIKDFEVKKNLKGLVIKISLCIAMGFLFEGINHLIAEVSIVKSYLLIVMRLAVFLYPAFSAIKNAYILSGKKFPPPALMERITKFNNTLDLDDLKGKTPQS, from the coding sequence ATGTTCTTCATTAACAATCTAGTGCTTGCCTTCACTGGAAGCCTAAGCGCCAAGCTAAAATCCCTATTGATAATATCGGCTCCGGCCGGATTGATTGCTTGGCTATTCGAAAAAGTTACGAGCTGGACGATCGCCAATGGCGATTACATCGTTTTGGTATTGGTGGCCATTGTAATTGACCACATTCTTGGATCAATCTTTCATCTCCAAATCAAAGATTTCGAGGTCAAGAAAAATCTGAAAGGCCTTGTAATCAAAATCAGCCTATGTATTGCAATGGGATTCCTATTTGAAGGGATTAACCATTTGATTGCAGAAGTCAGCATAGTCAAAAGTTATTTATTGATAGTGATGCGATTGGCCGTATTTCTTTACCCAGCTTTTTCAGCCATAAAGAATGCATACATCTTGAGTGGAAAGAAATTCCCTCCACCTGCATTAATGGAGCGGATTACCAAGTTCAACAATACTTTAGATCTGGATGATCTCAAGGGTAAAACTCCACAGTCATGA
- a CDS encoding VRR-NUC domain-containing protein produces the protein MTEAQYQAKLIKQYEEQGWYVIKIISCNKNGLPDLLCLKPNETLFIEVKGPKGKLSKLQEYRINEIRTKGFRCEVAVAL, from the coding sequence ATGACAGAGGCACAATATCAGGCGAAGCTGATAAAGCAATACGAGGAGCAGGGATGGTATGTGATAAAAATCATCAGCTGTAATAAAAACGGATTACCAGATCTGTTGTGCCTCAAACCGAATGAAACGCTCTTCATCGAAGTGAAGGGACCGAAGGGAAAACTATCAAAACTACAAGAATATAGGATCAATGAAATCAGAACTAAGGGTTTTAGATGCGAGGTTGCCGTCGCTCTTTGA
- a CDS encoding LamG domain-containing protein, which yields MIVINNVAPDIFSVNGSYFHKNFMSDIYDTKLRIFNAYDTEHQIVPWTRYDQFTVDGVSFGNASDLQKALVPILFVKGTGTGDGGGTGSSEKNGVLAGYIEHISGYQYRFVATKYQINGVVYTTPIEAVITLDPADATHNRIDLIIIELVGGVPQISVINGVAATPAAKPVLDDVETQIEFTFITVAANTTEPSDVNTTLVFNEFAQEVGGELDCTTASSAIFPLDETDPFDSVKDIWFNNTPNGDNITFTSSTPITPAGKNLIIKFKQRVLQNYKFEIGLGSPDQVSSIVIEGTDYGLDPNNVTDYQSLIIPLTDISTQSFTRITITNRRNGGDYFMDYIRIQEIPSINLEGYLTRGGYTGTAQDLKDEIDALAGSGSSKFLGTYTSLANLQAAHPTASDGNYADVDAGVGTDVQRYVWDNSDSQWVAGGTGGGLGDQVLPQTEITANTTISGTRKGLSKVYPVNAETDVEITVDKGTYVPGDVVNFKRRGSGGVSWHRGVNVRLEGKRGVDNIHRLANKGNLASVLFDRLDGSVLVGAVLGDIQGGYLGAPSVVSADLLIEGDVAKDLTIIGSGFSENMVITMSGGATFNSWTFVSDTQITINATATGVEYDPYTIKIDNGDVLERVEAIAGDYLFESHSFEYGWGLIKMKSSQVNAVEIRRSSDNATTNVQFDSNGKVSLSSPVEAGGDLTTWAGSDNVFIVKLYNQGNGGSSFDIEQATAANQPKLLNAGALIVNDGRTMFEFDGSNDYLQSSGSDTWRNNDISVFADVRAKSAHNGNIIGHFLQSGGGTTPQRMLQFRYDSTNTIRAVVADETGGSNTQVDGPATVINTNYKTTLFDNGNSTVYVNGVAGTSGTSPANRPSESKPFQVGGLFEIGSTYLDGFMSYVVFFKSDKEAEISDVQSLIDSYL from the coding sequence ATGATAGTCATTAACAATGTAGCACCGGATATCTTTTCAGTAAATGGAAGTTATTTTCATAAGAATTTCATGTCTGATATCTATGACACGAAGCTTAGGATTTTCAATGCCTACGATACTGAGCACCAAATTGTGCCCTGGACAAGGTATGACCAGTTTACGGTTGATGGAGTAAGCTTTGGAAATGCATCAGATCTTCAGAAAGCATTGGTGCCGATTCTATTTGTCAAAGGAACAGGAACCGGTGATGGAGGAGGAACTGGATCAAGTGAAAAGAATGGAGTTTTGGCTGGTTACATTGAGCATATTTCTGGCTATCAATATCGATTTGTCGCAACGAAATACCAGATTAATGGAGTGGTCTATACTACACCGATTGAGGCGGTGATCACTTTGGATCCGGCTGATGCAACCCACAATCGGATTGACCTAATTATTATTGAATTGGTTGGTGGAGTTCCACAGATTTCAGTAATAAATGGTGTGGCTGCAACACCAGCCGCTAAACCAGTATTGGATGATGTGGAGACTCAGATTGAATTCACATTTATTACTGTCGCCGCCAATACAACTGAACCGAGTGATGTAAATACCACTTTGGTGTTCAATGAGTTTGCACAGGAGGTTGGTGGGGAACTGGATTGTACAACTGCATCGAGTGCGATATTTCCATTGGATGAAACTGATCCGTTCGATTCGGTGAAGGATATCTGGTTCAACAATACACCGAATGGTGATAACATCACATTCACGTCATCCACACCGATAACTCCAGCAGGGAAAAACTTGATTATTAAGTTCAAGCAACGGGTTCTACAGAATTACAAATTTGAAATTGGTTTAGGAAGCCCTGACCAAGTTAGTTCGATTGTAATAGAAGGAACAGATTATGGGTTGGATCCAAACAATGTAACGGACTACCAATCTTTAATCATACCATTGACTGATATCTCTACTCAGTCATTTACCAGAATAACCATAACCAATAGAAGAAATGGTGGTGATTACTTCATGGATTATATCAGGATCCAGGAGATACCATCTATCAACCTCGAGGGATATTTGACTAGGGGTGGATATACTGGTACTGCTCAGGATCTGAAGGATGAGATTGATGCATTGGCAGGAAGTGGATCATCCAAATTCCTAGGAACTTATACTTCTCTAGCCAACCTTCAGGCAGCACATCCAACAGCAAGTGATGGTAATTATGCTGATGTTGATGCAGGTGTAGGAACAGACGTTCAGAGATATGTCTGGGATAATTCAGACAGCCAGTGGGTAGCAGGTGGCACTGGTGGAGGTCTTGGAGATCAAGTTCTTCCACAAACAGAAATAACGGCTAATACAACCATTTCAGGAACTCGAAAAGGTTTAAGCAAGGTATATCCTGTTAATGCAGAAACTGATGTTGAAATCACTGTCGACAAAGGCACGTATGTTCCTGGTGATGTAGTAAATTTTAAAAGACGTGGGTCTGGAGGCGTTTCATGGCACAGGGGTGTTAACGTAAGGCTGGAAGGTAAAAGAGGTGTAGATAATATACATAGACTGGCTAATAAAGGAAATCTAGCATCTGTTTTATTTGATAGACTAGATGGGAGTGTCTTAGTCGGCGCTGTTTTGGGTGATATTCAAGGGGGTTATTTAGGCGCGCCTTCAGTTGTTTCGGCGGACTTGTTGATTGAAGGCGATGTCGCGAAAGACTTAACGATCATCGGTTCGGGCTTTTCCGAAAACATGGTGATCACCATGTCAGGCGGCGCAACCTTTAATTCATGGACATTTGTAAGCGACACCCAAATCACAATAAACGCAACCGCGACGGGGGTTGAATATGACCCTTACACAATAAAGATCGACAACGGCGATGTCTTGGAAAGGGTTGAAGCGATTGCGGGTGATTACTTGTTCGAAAGTCATTCGTTTGAATATGGTTGGGGCTTGATTAAAATGAAAAGCTCACAAGTTAACGCGGTAGAAATAAGACGGTCAAGCGACAACGCGACAACCAACGTCCAATTCGATTCGAACGGAAAGGTTTCTTTGTCAAGCCCCGTTGAAGCGGGCGGCGATTTGACGACATGGGCGGGAAGTGACAACGTCTTCATCGTTAAATTATACAACCAAGGAAACGGCGGGTCTTCTTTTGATATTGAACAAGCAACCGCCGCAAATCAACCTAAATTGTTGAACGCGGGCGCGTTGATCGTCAACGACGGAAGAACGATGTTTGAATTCGACGGTTCGAACGACTATCTTCAATCAAGCGGTTCCGATACTTGGCGAAATAACGACATTTCGGTTTTTGCGGACGTTCGCGCAAAATCGGCGCACAACGGAAACATCATAGGACACTTCTTGCAAAGCGGCGGGGGTACAACCCCGCAAAGGATGCTTCAATTTAGATATGATTCAACCAATACAATTCGGGCGGTCGTCGCAGACGAAACGGGCGGAAGCAACACCCAAGTCGACGGACCCGCGACCGTTATAAACACGAATTACAAAACAACTCTTTTTGACAATGGAAATTCAACCGTTTACGTGAACGGGGTCGCGGGCACATCGGGAACTTCACCCGCCAACAGACCAAGCGAATCAAAGCCTTTTCAAGTTGGCGGTTTGTTTGAAATTGGAAGTACTTATTTAGACGGGTTCATGTCTTACGTGGTTTTCTTTAAATCGGATAAGGAAGCGGAAATTTCAGATGTTCAATCGTTAATTGATTCTTATTTATAA
- the terL gene encoding phage terminase large subunit produces the protein MLTKDEELELERLLYDDQIYKSRSDLLTFTETTYPKFQAEGFHITFYDILNRFADREIKNLIVSMPPQHGKSEGSSRRLPAYIAGKRMDDKMALVSYSAHKAEKFGREIMTIMREKEYRDIFPNVSYPLRGYTGQKANTNQTRESINSAGSMKFVGVGGPLTGDPVDVLIIDDLYKDWQEANSPIVQQHVWDWYIAVADTRLHNDSQQLIVFTRWSDQDLIAKLDDKGRVVEWNGDGDLDEIIANLKHDQFLKINFPAIKEDPPSEFDRRKPGEALWPSKHSKQKLESTRNTDPDKFDCLYQGDPQNKEGMLYQNPFKTYADLPNLKMVKNYTDTADTGKDYLCSIVYGVPLATTDEHLYVIDLVYTGKPMEVTEPATAEMFLKSKVNKARIESNNGGRGFARNVETHVKKVMRNITIEWFHQGSNKESRIYSNSATVNRRIVFPIDWHIRWPEFYKNVTKYKKQFSLNKLDDAPDTLTGIVETEIKRSDQWGSSSLV, from the coding sequence ATGCTGACGAAGGATGAGGAACTTGAGCTTGAAAGATTATTGTATGATGACCAGATTTATAAAAGTAGATCTGATCTACTGACATTTACGGAAACCACTTATCCTAAATTTCAGGCTGAGGGTTTCCATATTACGTTCTATGACATTTTGAACCGCTTTGCGGATCGGGAAATAAAAAACCTGATCGTATCGATGCCCCCACAGCACGGAAAGTCTGAGGGATCATCCAGAAGGTTACCTGCTTACATTGCCGGTAAACGCATGGATGACAAGATGGCCTTGGTCAGTTACTCCGCTCACAAAGCTGAGAAGTTTGGGCGTGAGATCATGACCATCATGCGAGAGAAGGAATACCGTGACATCTTTCCAAATGTCAGTTATCCTTTGCGTGGTTACACTGGACAGAAAGCCAATACCAACCAGACCAGGGAATCAATCAATAGTGCTGGTTCGATGAAGTTTGTCGGTGTCGGTGGTCCACTAACTGGAGATCCAGTTGATGTATTGATCATTGATGACCTTTACAAGGATTGGCAGGAAGCTAATTCTCCAATCGTGCAGCAACATGTTTGGGATTGGTATATTGCAGTAGCCGATACACGCTTGCATAACGACAGCCAGCAGCTCATCGTATTCACTAGATGGAGTGATCAGGATTTGATTGCCAAGCTGGATGATAAAGGGCGTGTGGTCGAGTGGAATGGCGATGGAGATCTGGATGAGATAATTGCAAACCTGAAGCATGACCAGTTCCTTAAAATCAATTTTCCAGCAATCAAGGAAGATCCACCTTCTGAATTTGATAGAAGGAAGCCTGGTGAAGCCTTATGGCCATCCAAACATTCTAAGCAGAAATTGGAATCCACCAGAAATACGGATCCAGATAAATTCGATTGTTTGTACCAGGGAGATCCACAGAACAAGGAGGGGATGCTCTATCAGAATCCATTCAAGACTTATGCCGACCTGCCAAATCTAAAGATGGTCAAAAACTACACGGATACAGCTGATACTGGAAAGGATTATCTGTGTAGCATTGTCTATGGCGTACCATTGGCTACAACTGACGAACATCTCTATGTGATTGATCTGGTTTATACTGGCAAACCTATGGAGGTAACAGAACCGGCCACAGCTGAGATGTTTCTGAAGTCCAAAGTAAATAAGGCTAGGATTGAATCAAACAATGGAGGCCGTGGATTTGCAAGGAATGTGGAAACCCATGTCAAGAAAGTAATGCGAAATATTACTATAGAATGGTTTCACCAAGGCAGCAACAAGGAATCGAGGATTTATTCCAACTCCGCCACAGTCAACCGAAGGATTGTATTTCCCATTGATTGGCATATTCGCTGGCCTGAATTCTATAAGAATGTGACCAAGTACAAAAAACAGTTTTCTCTCAATAAGCTGGATGATGCCCCGGATACATTAACCGGGATAGTTGAAACAGAAATCAAACGCTCTGACCAATGGGGATCATCAAGTCTGGTGTAA
- a CDS encoding AbiV family abortive infection protein — translation MTYEQTLSMFIDGLEKSRLNAINLKDDGDLLFQNNRYNRALALYQLSFEETGRFFLIHKLLLRHAFGFISDDQFSFDYIKKEYRKHDSRDDSTWKGIQDSIKIGTETMQKLLIHDEDPKDLLELINTFKKMKLRMAKARETFSSFPDYKNESLYVEFKGYQFNQPRIMKYQAETYQEKAQSGIDAMDFTKGIIDDFGGYGGLKKSVDQNEF, via the coding sequence TTGACATACGAACAAACACTTTCAATGTTCATTGATGGGCTAGAAAAGTCCAGATTAAATGCAATTAACTTAAAGGATGATGGTGACTTGTTGTTTCAAAATAATCGTTATAACAGAGCTTTGGCTTTATATCAGCTTTCATTTGAAGAAACTGGTAGGTTCTTCTTAATTCATAAACTTTTATTACGTCATGCTTTTGGATTTATTTCAGATGATCAATTTTCTTTTGATTACATTAAGAAGGAATATAGAAAACATGATTCAAGGGACGATTCAACTTGGAAAGGAATCCAGGATTCTATTAAAATTGGGACGGAAACAATGCAAAAATTATTGATTCATGATGAGGATCCAAAAGATCTTTTAGAGTTGATAAATACGTTTAAAAAAATGAAGTTACGTATGGCAAAAGCCAGAGAAACTTTCAGCTCGTTTCCAGACTATAAAAACGAATCATTATACGTTGAATTTAAAGGGTATCAATTCAATCAGCCAAGAATAATGAAATATCAAGCGGAAACTTATCAAGAAAAAGCACAATCTGGAATCGATGCGATGGATTTCACTAAGGGCATAATTGATGATTTTGGAGGCTATGGAGGACTAAAAAAATCTGTTGATCAGAATGAATTTTGA
- a CDS encoding tyrosine-type recombinase/integrase yields MAKRITLPNGCSMSTPSVNPGDWKSGGISLLDTYWRIQYYFYDPSHPRKRKLVVVKGMNEFHTLNERRMVTKSLIEDEINNNHNGFNPLLGKFVEVIIREDKDLHPDLKFLKAFRLATERISCTDEHRKQIEWCLDRLEKSIDKMKIGFVTISNLKRSELKRIFDHAELSPSIHNKYLAYISSLFKILIEYECCEINLARDISRKKVTVKEREVMSPEQHRTVVKYLKNNYESFYRYAVIFFHSAARSAELMRLQAKDVDIKNQEYKVLVKKGKYYREVTKVILKAALPFWKEALKGAKPDDYIFSKGLSPGLNPIKSNQITKRWYRLVKQSDKIKDDNDKVIKVTADFYSMKHSFLDSISEEDAQKMADHTTSKTTAIYRTNQKRRDREVLKNMEVKLKVV; encoded by the coding sequence ATGGCCAAGCGAATAACCTTGCCGAACGGCTGCTCAATGAGCACTCCCTCAGTCAACCCGGGGGACTGGAAATCAGGTGGTATATCACTATTAGACACTTACTGGAGGATCCAATACTACTTCTATGATCCATCACATCCAAGGAAAAGAAAACTTGTTGTAGTCAAGGGAATGAATGAGTTCCATACACTCAATGAAAGGCGTATGGTGACCAAATCACTGATCGAGGACGAGATCAACAATAACCATAATGGCTTCAACCCATTGCTAGGAAAGTTTGTTGAAGTCATTATCAGAGAAGACAAGGATCTGCATCCAGATCTCAAATTCCTCAAAGCTTTTAGGTTGGCAACCGAACGGATCAGCTGTACCGATGAGCATCGTAAACAGATTGAATGGTGCCTTGACCGGTTGGAAAAATCCATCGATAAGATGAAAATTGGATTCGTTACCATATCCAATCTGAAGCGAAGCGAACTTAAAAGGATCTTTGACCACGCTGAATTATCCCCAAGCATCCACAATAAGTATCTAGCCTATATCTCCAGCCTTTTTAAAATTTTGATTGAATACGAATGCTGTGAGATCAATCTGGCCAGGGATATCTCCAGAAAGAAAGTTACCGTGAAGGAACGGGAAGTTATGAGTCCGGAGCAACATAGAACCGTTGTGAAGTATTTAAAAAACAATTATGAGTCTTTCTATCGTTATGCCGTGATCTTCTTCCATTCGGCAGCCAGATCAGCGGAGCTGATGCGTCTCCAAGCCAAGGATGTAGATATCAAGAACCAGGAATATAAAGTTTTGGTGAAAAAAGGGAAATACTATCGTGAAGTGACAAAGGTGATTCTGAAAGCTGCTCTCCCATTCTGGAAGGAAGCATTGAAAGGAGCCAAGCCAGATGATTATATTTTTTCCAAAGGATTGTCACCAGGCCTCAATCCTATCAAATCCAACCAGATCACCAAGCGCTGGTACCGACTCGTCAAACAATCCGATAAAATCAAAGATGATAATGACAAAGTGATTAAGGTGACAGCTGACTTCTATTCTATGAAACACTCATTCCTTGACAGCATCTCTGAAGAGGACGCCCAAAAAATGGCAGATCACACAACCTCCAAAACCACCGCAATTTATAGAACAAACCAGAAAAGACGTGATCGTGAAGTATTGAAAAATATGGAAGTTAAATTGAAGGTGGTTTAG
- a CDS encoding DUF6712 family protein gives MELLINKAKVSEILQVAIGYNEKEFEVFIREAQDFDLKPLLCEDFYYELVENRADSSDWQKAIEGGPYTYESKNYFFRGIGDVLAYFTYARFILKCNYVSTSHGFSIKKTPHSEPMTLQEKRNMYYKYQEDANTIFADFKRYVERNTDLYDSWDSCNECNSPTKTTGFKTSVIK, from the coding sequence ATGGAACTGTTAATCAATAAAGCAAAGGTTTCAGAGATACTTCAGGTGGCCATTGGCTATAATGAGAAGGAATTCGAGGTATTCATTCGTGAGGCTCAGGATTTTGACCTTAAGCCACTTTTATGCGAGGATTTCTACTATGAATTGGTAGAAAATAGAGCTGATTCATCTGATTGGCAGAAGGCTATTGAAGGTGGTCCATATACTTACGAGAGCAAAAATTATTTCTTCAGAGGTATCGGTGATGTATTGGCATATTTCACCTATGCAAGGTTCATATTGAAGTGCAACTACGTAAGTACAAGCCACGGATTCTCAATTAAGAAGACGCCTCACAGTGAACCTATGACGCTCCAGGAAAAGCGCAACATGTACTATAAATATCAAGAGGATGCCAATACCATCTTTGCCGATTTCAAGCGATACGTGGAGCGCAATACTGACCTGTATGACAGCTGGGATAGCTGCAATGAATGTAACTCACCAACCAAAACCACAGGGTTTAAAACATCAGTCATAAAATGA
- a CDS encoding transposase, which produces MYKAFKYRIYPNKEQQVLLVKHFGHCRFLWNLALETKIYAYSSSKVNYNRYELQSQLVDLKNEFDWLKEVNSQSLQSVLMNLDKAYKRFFKGAGFPKFKSKHGSQSFHVPQKVKVQNGRLFIPKFNRTGIKINLHRSLNGIIKSATISKTPTGIFYVSILCNVNQEIKNKCEVDENTSIGVDLGVKDFAVTSEGTVIENPRFLKNSLDRLKVLQRRAENKKRNGSNRKKAFLKVAILHQKIKNQRLDFLHKVSTQLIRDNQTICLETLNVKGMVKNHNLAQSISDSSWSEFNRMLEYKSDWYGVNILRINQFAPSSKTCVCGFINNDLKLSERIWNCINCGETNYRDLLAANNIKKFALEDYQGRCCP; this is translated from the coding sequence TTGTATAAAGCATTTAAATATCGTATATACCCGAATAAAGAACAACAAGTTCTTTTAGTTAAGCATTTTGGCCATTGCAGATTTTTATGGAATCTTGCCCTTGAAACTAAAATTTATGCATATTCTAGTAGTAAGGTGAATTATAATAGATATGAGCTCCAATCTCAATTAGTTGATTTAAAAAATGAGTTTGATTGGTTGAAAGAAGTAAATAGCCAATCCCTGCAATCTGTATTAATGAATTTGGATAAAGCATATAAAAGATTTTTTAAAGGTGCTGGATTTCCAAAATTTAAATCAAAACACGGCTCACAATCATTTCATGTTCCTCAAAAAGTTAAAGTTCAAAATGGACGTCTTTTCATCCCTAAATTTAACAGAACGGGTATTAAAATTAACCTTCACCGATCATTAAATGGAATAATAAAATCCGCTACAATTAGTAAAACTCCTACAGGAATATTTTATGTTTCCATTTTGTGCAATGTTAATCAAGAAATTAAAAATAAATGTGAGGTTGACGAAAATACATCAATTGGGGTTGACCTAGGAGTTAAAGATTTTGCAGTTACTTCTGAGGGAACTGTTATAGAGAATCCGAGGTTTCTCAAAAATTCATTAGATAGACTAAAAGTTCTTCAGCGTAGGGCAGAGAATAAAAAGAGGAATGGGAGCAATAGAAAAAAGGCATTTCTAAAAGTTGCTATTTTACACCAAAAAATAAAGAATCAAAGACTAGACTTTTTACATAAGGTTTCTACTCAACTAATTCGTGATAACCAAACAATTTGTTTAGAGACATTGAATGTTAAAGGTATGGTTAAGAACCATAATCTAGCTCAATCTATTTCTGACTCAAGTTGGTCAGAATTTAATAGAATGCTGGAATATAAGAGTGATTGGTACGGAGTAAATATTTTAAGGATTAATCAATTTGCTCCAAGTTCAAAAACTTGTGTCTGTGGATTTATAAACAATGATTTAAAATTATCAGAGCGTATTTGGAATTGCATTAATTGTGGTGAAACTAATTATCGTGATTTATTAGCTGCAAATAACATTAAGAAATTTGCTTTGGAAGATTATCAGGGCAGGTGTTGTCCATAG
- a CDS encoding DNA-packaging protein, translating into MAAPTENDFWTLRKDLSPDGKKLSVDEIYEKAQEYIDYCRENPLYSQDFKGRDASAVYYPKMRAMTIEGLCHHLGIVRKTWDNWKKDPKYLHIITRVEQLIYVYKFEGAAADMLNANIIARELGLVDKKDITTDGEPLTMSPEEREARIKDLIKKRNSLKKRKRNADEG; encoded by the coding sequence TTGGCAGCCCCGACTGAAAATGATTTCTGGACCCTCAGAAAGGATCTTAGCCCGGATGGCAAGAAACTGTCCGTTGATGAGATATACGAAAAAGCCCAGGAATACATAGACTATTGTCGCGAAAATCCCCTTTATTCACAAGATTTCAAAGGTAGGGACGCTTCTGCCGTTTACTATCCAAAAATGCGTGCAATGACTATAGAAGGTCTCTGCCACCACCTCGGTATTGTCCGAAAGACATGGGATAATTGGAAAAAAGATCCTAAGTATTTACACATCATTACACGCGTAGAGCAGCTGATTTATGTCTATAAATTCGAGGGCGCTGCTGCTGACATGCTCAATGCCAACATTATAGCAAGGGAATTAGGCCTAGTCGATAAGAAGGATATCACTACCGATGGAGAGCCTCTGACAATGTCTCCAGAGGAAAGGGAGGCTAGGATCAAGGATTTGATAAAGAAGAGAAATTCCCTAAAAAAGCGGAAAAGGAATGCTGACGAAGGATGA